The Pongo abelii isolate AG06213 chromosome 20, NHGRI_mPonAbe1-v2.0_pri, whole genome shotgun sequence genome window below encodes:
- the JUNB gene encoding transcription factor JunB, whose translation MCTKMEQPFYHDDSYTATGYGRAPGGLSLHDYKLLKPSLAVNLADPYRSLKAPGARGPGPEGGGGGSYFSGQGSDTGASLKLASSELERLIVPNSNGVITTTPTPPGQYFYPRGGGSGGGAGGAGGGVTEEQEGFADGFVKALDDLHKMNHVTPPNVSLGASGGPPAGPGGVYAGPEPPPVYTNLSSYSPASASSGGAGAAVGTGSSYPTATISYLPHAPPFAGGHPAQLGLGRGASTFKEEPQTVPEARSRDATPPVSPINMEDQERIKVERKRLRNRLAATKCRKRKLERIARLEDKVKTLKAENAGLSSTAGLLREQVAQLKQKVMTHVSNGCQLLLGVKGHAF comes from the coding sequence ATGTGCACTAAAATGGAACAGCCTTTCTACCACGACGACTCATACACAGCTACGGGATACGGCCGGGCCCCTGGTGGCCTCTCTCTACACGACTACAAACTCCTGAAGCCCAGCCTGGCGGTCAACCTGGCCGACCCCTACCGGAGTCTCAAAGCGCCTGGGGCTCGCGGACCCGGCCCAGAGGGCGGCGGTGGCGGCAGCTACTTTTCTGGTCAGGGCTCAGACACCGGCGCGTCTCTCAAGCTCGCCTCTTCGGAGCTGGAACGCCTGATTGTCCCCAACAGCAACGGCGTGATCACGACGACGCCTACACCCCCGGGACAGTACTTTTACCCCCGCGGGGGTGGCAGCGGTGGAGGTGCAGGGGGCGCAGGGGGCGGCGTCACCGAGGAGCAGGAGGGCTTCGCCGACGGCTTTGTCAAAGCCCTGGACGATCTGCATAAGATGAACCACGTGACACCCCCCAACGTGTCCCTGGGCGCTAGCGGGGGGCCCCCGGCTGGGCCCGGGGGCGTCTACGCCGGCCCGGAGCCACCTCCCGTTTACACCAACCTCAGCAGCTACTCCCCAGCCTCTGCGTCCTCGGGAGGCGCCGGGGCTGCCGTCGGGACCGGGAGCTCGTACCCGACGGCCACCATCAGCTACCTCCCACACGCGCCGCCCTTCGCCGGTGGCCACCCGGCGCAGCTGGGCTTGGGCCGCGGCGCCTCCACCTTCAAGGAGGAACCGCAGACCGTGCCGGAGGCGCGCAGCCGGGACGCCACGCCGCCGGTGTCCCCCATCAACATGGAAGACCAAGAGCGCATCAAAGTGGAGCGCAAGCGGCTGCGGAACCGGCTGGCGGCCACCAAGTGCCGGAAGCGGAAGCTGGAGCGCATCGCGCGCCTGGAGGACAAGGTGAAGACGCTCAAGGCCGAGAACGCGGGGCTGTCGAGTACCGCCGGCCTCCTCCGGGAGCAGGTGGCCCAGCTCAAACAGAAGGTCATGACCCACGTCAGCAACGGCTGTCAGCTGCTGCTTGGGGTCAAGGGACACGCCTTCTGA